The genomic interval GCGCCGGCCTGTTGCAGCGGCAGCTTGGATTCCTTGATCAGCTGTGCGGTGGAGACGCGGTCCATCACGAAGGCATCGATGCGACCCAGGGCGACGTCCTGCTCGAAGCTGGAGTCATAGGTGCGGATGTCGATCTTCTTGTTCGGGTCGTTCTTGCGCAGCAGCTCTTCGAAGTTGGAGCCCAGGTTCACCGCGACCGTCTTGCCTTCCAGATCCTTGAGACCGTGGATGCTGTTGTTGCCCTTGCGCACCACTATCTGGGCGCCGTCATAGACGTAGGGCTGGGAGAAGGCGTACTTGGCCTTGCGCTCGTCGGTGATGGTGATCTGGTTGGAGATGGTATCGACGCGACCGGTTTCCAGCATGCCGAACAGGCCGGAGAAGCTGGCGGTGACGAACTCGACCTTGTAACCGGTGCGCTCACCGATCTGGTTCCACATATCCACCTCGAAGCCTTGCAGCTTGTCCTGCTTGACGAAGGTGAACGGGAAATACTTGCCGGACATGCCGACCTTGATGGTTTCCTGGGCGATGGCCTGGCCGGACAGGCTGGCCAGCAGAATGGCGGCGCCGGAGATCAGCTTGATGGTGGATTTCATGGGGATTCCTCTCTCTGTAGTTCTGTATTTTTAGTTGTATTCACGGGTTGGCGCTGATGTTATTGGAATAAAATATAAAGAATAAATGATATTTGGTTATATAAAATAACCGCAGCAGCAGGGTCTCATTCTGTCCACATCGCCGCTCGGTGGCTGTGGGTAACTTTGGGGATGAAATCAGATCCTGGGGCGTTGGATCCTTGAAAGTCAAGGATCTTATTTGCTGGATCCGTGCGGCGGCAACTGGAGATCCAGCCACTAAAAACGTAGAATAGCCGGTCTTTACTTAATCAATTGACGGGAGTCTAGAGTGACTGCTTCGCTATGGCAGCAGTGCCTTAACCGGCTGCAAGATGAGTTGCCCT from Aeromonas rivipollensis carries:
- a CDS encoding amino acid ABC transporter substrate-binding protein — protein: MKSTIKLISGAAILLASLSGQAIAQETIKVGMSGKYFPFTFVKQDKLQGFEVDMWNQIGERTGYKVEFVTASFSGLFGMLETGRVDTISNQITITDERKAKYAFSQPYVYDGAQIVVRKGNNSIHGLKDLEGKTVAVNLGSNFEELLRKNDPNKKIDIRTYDSSFEQDVALGRIDAFVMDRVSTAQLIKESKLPLQQAGAPFETIENALPFLKTPEKQAVLKKVDEALTAMRKDGSLTKISEKWFAADITSK